Proteins from one Xenorhabdus griffiniae genomic window:
- the uhpB gene encoding signal transduction histidine-protein kinase/phosphatase UhpB — MRQYLINSFCGWLLFSCWWFCLWVIAYYFVNDSELAILFFPFALRLGIVLHTPKRYWTTIYSAEWGLTICLTLLMGQLQWLTVLTASVASFPLVWFASRYYCGNQWQRFVVMAGIILTTSMINVAAISNHNSALSIAFLVSLTGGVMLVPLCYLIWHYLFQNIWFPLTANLVSHRIQFHLKHIILYSSLFILNIFLQVGLPNELRYFAPFCLAIPIILLAFRYGWQGAVVGTLLNSIALIAARNGVSNNGVSNIEITDLLLSLLAQTLTGIMLGMAVQRQRDLNAQLKRQLHCNHSLSRQLVKAEESVRREIARELHDEIGQNITAIRTQANIIQRVEVAPISANCAKTIESLSLNVYDTTKGLLSRLRPKILDDLGLKEAIEQLLRDMEFASHGILVDVYWETDSAMAIAQLSDTTQITLYRLCQEALNNAMKYSQADRIELHFSINGMIHVLIRDNGIGCKSEDHMKGFGLRGMRERVQALGGTFSIHSEKRQADSTSSGTDLSITLPKL, encoded by the coding sequence ATGCGTCAATATCTGATTAATTCATTTTGCGGCTGGTTACTGTTTTCTTGTTGGTGGTTCTGCTTATGGGTTATCGCCTACTATTTTGTCAATGACTCTGAACTGGCGATCCTGTTTTTTCCTTTTGCTTTGCGCCTCGGTATTGTTCTCCATACCCCCAAACGCTATTGGACGACTATTTACAGTGCAGAATGGGGGCTTACCATTTGTTTGACGCTCCTCATGGGGCAACTACAATGGTTGACGGTGTTAACAGCTAGCGTGGCCAGTTTTCCTCTTGTTTGGTTTGCCAGTCGTTATTATTGTGGCAACCAATGGCAGCGATTTGTAGTCATGGCTGGTATCATTCTGACAACATCTATGATTAATGTGGCGGCGATCAGTAATCATAATTCTGCTTTGAGTATTGCATTTTTGGTGAGTTTAACCGGTGGTGTTATGTTAGTTCCTTTATGCTATTTAATATGGCACTACTTGTTCCAAAATATTTGGTTTCCTCTGACTGCTAATCTTGTATCACATCGTATTCAGTTTCACCTGAAGCACATTATTCTTTATAGTTCATTGTTTATACTGAATATTTTTCTTCAAGTTGGTCTGCCGAATGAGTTGCGTTATTTTGCCCCGTTTTGTCTGGCCATTCCCATTATCTTGCTGGCTTTTCGTTACGGCTGGCAAGGGGCGGTGGTTGGCACTTTGCTAAACAGCATTGCCTTGATTGCCGCGCGCAATGGTGTCTCGAATAATGGTGTTTCGAATATAGAGATCACGGATCTCTTGTTATCGCTATTGGCTCAAACGCTAACGGGGATCATGCTGGGAATGGCGGTGCAGCGTCAGCGTGATCTTAATGCACAATTAAAGCGTCAACTTCATTGCAATCACAGCTTGTCCCGTCAATTGGTAAAAGCAGAAGAATCGGTAAGGCGGGAAATTGCGCGTGAACTGCATGATGAAATTGGTCAGAATATTACCGCTATTCGTACTCAGGCCAATATTATCCAGCGGGTAGAAGTTGCACCGATTAGCGCTAATTGTGCGAAAACGATCGAATCGTTATCCCTCAACGTTTATGATACAACTAAAGGGTTACTTAGTCGGCTGCGACCTAAAATTCTTGATGACCTCGGTTTGAAAGAGGCTATTGAGCAATTATTGCGGGATATGGAATTTGCATCCCATGGCATATTGGTAGATGTTTATTGGGAAACGGATTCAGCTATGGCAATTGCGCAACTAAGTGACACCACCCAAATTACGTTATATCGCCTTTGTCAGGAAGCGCTGAATAATGCCATGAAATATTCTCAAGCGGATCGTATTGAATTACATTTTTCCATCAACGGGATGATCCATGTATTAATCAGAGATAATGGTATTGGCTGTAAGTCTGAGGATCATATGAAAGGGTTTGGCTTACGTGGTATGCGGGAACGTGTGCAGGCGCTGGGTGGAACGTTCTCAATTCACAGTGAAAAACGACAAGCTGACTCGACATCTTCGGGGACGGACTTGTCTATCACTTTGCCTAAACTTTAA
- the uhpA gene encoding transcriptional regulator UhpA, with the protein MIKVALVDDHVVVRSGFAQLLNLEPDIEVVGEFSSCAEARQGLPGSGAMVCILDISMKDESGLSLLKDPPSGITCIMLSVHDSATMVENALKAGARGYLSKRCSPDELIQAVRTTANNGCYLTPDIVLNLTSSKSNPSSLEYLTRRERQVGEMLASGMDVKAIAAELGLSHKTVHVHRANAMSKLGVTNNVGLANYFATSDL; encoded by the coding sequence ATGATTAAAGTAGCATTAGTTGATGATCATGTTGTTGTACGCTCAGGATTCGCGCAGTTGCTGAATTTAGAGCCTGATATTGAAGTCGTGGGAGAGTTCAGTTCATGTGCTGAAGCCAGACAAGGCTTACCGGGATCGGGTGCAATGGTTTGTATTCTTGATATTTCAATGAAAGATGAAAGCGGGCTTTCACTACTGAAAGATCCTCCCTCAGGTATTACCTGTATTATGCTGAGTGTTCATGATTCTGCCACAATGGTGGAAAATGCCTTGAAAGCAGGTGCGCGCGGTTATCTCAGTAAACGTTGCAGCCCGGATGAACTGATTCAAGCGGTGCGGACGACCGCCAATAATGGTTGTTATCTTACACCGGATATTGTACTTAATTTAACATCATCAAAGAGCAATCCGTCTTCATTGGAATACCTGACCAGACGAGAACGACAAGTTGGAGAGATGTTGGCGAGTGGTATGGATGTTAAAGCCATCGCGGCTGAATTAGGATTAAGCCATAAAACCGTACATGTCCATCGAGCCAATGCGATGAGTAAATTAGGGGTAACGAATAACGTTGGTTTGGCAAATTATTTTGCTACTAGTGATCTTTAA
- the uhpT gene encoding hexose-6-phosphate:phosphate antiporter — MLKILEQIRKPTLDLPVEVRRKMWFKPFMQSYLVVFIGYMAMYLVRKNFNIAQNDMISTYGLSMTQLGLIGLGFSITYGIGKTVVAYYADGKNTKQFLPFMLILSGIAMLGFSMSMGNSGVSIFLMVAFYALSGFFQSIGGPASYSTITKWTPRNKRGTYLGLWNMSHNVGGAAAAGVALFGANYFFDGHVIGMFIFPSIIALIIGFIGLRYGSDSPESYGLGKVEELFDEPVSEEDIAAEENQMTKREIFVEYVLKNKVIWLLCFANIFLYIVRIGIDQWSTVYAYQELGQSKETAITGFTMFEIGALVGTLMWGYLSDLANGRRALVACVSLGLIIVCLEFYQHATSEYMYLGSLFVLGFLVFGPQLLIGVAAVGFVPKKAISVADGVKGTFAYLIGDSFAKLGLGMIADGVPVFGLTGWKGTFVALDTSAFVCLTLLAFVAIAEEKKIRKAKKAH; from the coding sequence ATGCTTAAGATTCTAGAACAAATTCGTAAGCCAACACTGGATCTACCAGTGGAAGTACGCCGCAAAATGTGGTTCAAACCCTTTATGCAGTCGTATTTGGTGGTTTTTATTGGCTATATGGCTATGTATTTGGTACGTAAGAACTTTAACATAGCCCAAAACGATATGATCTCAACTTATGGTCTGTCGATGACGCAGCTTGGGTTGATAGGGTTAGGTTTTTCTATTACTTATGGTATTGGTAAAACCGTTGTTGCTTATTATGCCGATGGCAAAAATACCAAACAATTCCTGCCATTTATGCTGATCCTGTCTGGCATTGCCATGTTAGGGTTTAGCATGAGTATGGGAAATTCCGGCGTCAGTATTTTCCTGATGGTGGCATTTTATGCGTTGAGTGGCTTTTTCCAAAGTATAGGTGGGCCGGCCAGCTATTCCACCATTACAAAATGGACTCCCCGTAACAAGCGTGGAACCTATCTGGGTTTGTGGAATATGTCACATAATGTCGGGGGGGCTGCTGCGGCTGGGGTGGCACTCTTTGGGGCCAATTATTTCTTTGATGGTCATGTGATAGGGATGTTTATTTTCCCTTCAATCATTGCCCTGATCATTGGTTTCATTGGATTGCGTTATGGTAGCGACTCTCCAGAAAGTTACGGCTTGGGTAAGGTAGAAGAGTTATTTGATGAACCTGTCAGCGAAGAAGATATCGCGGCAGAAGAAAACCAGATGACTAAACGTGAGATCTTTGTTGAATATGTATTAAAAAACAAAGTCATTTGGCTACTCTGTTTTGCCAATATCTTTCTTTACATTGTGCGTATTGGTATCGACCAATGGTCAACCGTGTATGCGTATCAGGAACTGGGACAATCAAAAGAAACCGCCATCACGGGTTTTACCATGTTCGAAATAGGTGCGCTGGTAGGGACATTAATGTGGGGGTATTTGTCAGACTTGGCAAATGGTCGTCGTGCTCTGGTTGCCTGTGTCTCGTTAGGGTTGATTATTGTTTGCCTTGAATTCTATCAACATGCAACCAGTGAATATATGTATCTGGGTTCCCTGTTTGTGCTTGGTTTCCTGGTATTTGGTCCACAGTTGTTGATTGGTGTGGCGGCTGTTGGATTTGTACCGAAAAAAGCAATCAGTGTGGCTGATGGTGTTAAAGGAACATTTGCTTATTTAATCGGTGACAGCTTTGCCAAGCTTGGCTTGGGAATGATTGCGGATGGTGTGCCTGTCTTTGGTTTAACAGGTTGGAAAGGGACATTTGTTGCCTTGGATACTTCAGCATTCGTATGTCTTACTTTGCTTGCTTTCGTGGCTATTGCGGAAGAGAAAAAGATCCGAAAAGCGAAGAAAGCACATTAA